The Desulfonatronum lacustre DSM 10312 region GGAGCTGATTTCTGGGCCTCTTTGGGCTTGGCCTCGGACGGAGCCGTGAGCAGGGTGCGAACCTTGTCCCAGAGCAGTGGCTCCAGCCAATAGTCCCTGGCCCCCAGATCCATGAACCGCTTGGCGTCCTCCGCCGAACCGTTGTCCGTGAAAATGATCACCGGCGGCATGGGTTCGCCGGCGTGTTGCATGGCTCGCAGCAGGTCCTCGGCTTGAAAGCCGGTCAGCCGGTCCCGGCAGAAGATCAGAATCGGCTGCTGGCGCTGGATGAACTTCAGTGCTCCGGGGATGGTTTCGGCCATTCCCACGTCCAGACCGGCGCGTTTGATGGGCTGAAAGAGCGGGGTGACCACGGAAGTGGGCGCCAAAAAGAGGATGCTCGCTACTGGCATGGCTTCATCTAACTGGAAGACGATTGTTTTTCAATCGTTTCGTGTTGATGCTCCAGTGCAAAGCGGATATTTGACCAAAGACGGACGACGAATCGAACACGCACGGTATGAAGCCATGAGGAGGACGGATGATTTCCCGAGACACGATCCATGATTTCCCGAACGTCGAAGCAGCCTACGCCCATGCGGCCCGGCGCATCGCCACCGCGCTACGCGTGCCCGGCTCACAACGGATCACCATTGCTTTGAGCGGAGGGCGCTCGCCCATCAAGCTCTTCGAATTGCTCCGCTCCGGCTCCGAGGGCCTTTCCAAAGACATTCCCTGGGAGCGGGTGGTCGTCTGCTGGGTGGACGAGCGGTTTGTCCCCATGGATCACCCGGAGAGCAACTTTGGTTTGGCCCGGAAATGGCTGCTGTCCAGCCTGCCCATTCCCGAGGAGCAAATTTTCCCCATGCCCACGGACCGCCCCTCGCCGGAACAATCGGCCCAGGACTATGAACAGACCCTGCGTGGACTGTTCGCCTCGGAGGTGGAGTCAGCCGCCGCGAACTTCCCCCGCTTCGACCTCGTGCTCCTGGGCATGGGCCCGGACGGCCACGTGGCCTCCCTGTTTCCGGGCAAACCGGCCCTGGACGAGCGCAAGCGCTGGGTCACCCACGTGCCCGAGCCGGGCATGGAGCCGAACATCCCGCGCATCACCCTGACCCTGCCCGTGCTCAACCACGCCCGCTCCACCGTGGCCCTGGTCACCGGGAGCAAAAAACAGCCCGCGTTTCAGGAAGCCCTGACCAACCCCCGAAGCGCCCTCCCCGCGGCCCTGCTCGCCCCCCAGGGGGACATGGCCTGGGTGACCTGCTTCACGGACTGAGCGAGTGACGAAACATCACGCTGCGCTCGACACCGCGACCTTTCAACTTTCCAACCGCCTCCCGGTCATGTACATCCGGCCCTTTGCGACGGAACCGATAGAGCGTCCCCGTCGCGACTTTTTTCTTCATCGCCCAGTCGAAGCACGTCAAAACGAATCTATTCAGGAGTACGGAATATGACGGAAAAACCAGCAACAGCAACGATCATCTACACCCTTGTCGACGAGGCCCCGGGGTTGGCCACGCGCTCCTTCCTGCCCGTGGTCACGGCCTATGCCGGGGCGGCCGGAATCGGCGTGGAAACACGGGATATTTCCCTGTCGGGCAGGATCATCGCCAAGTTTCCGGAGCGGCTGACGTCCGAGCAGCGCATCCCCGACGATCTGGCCGAGTTGGGCGCCCTGGTGCGCAAGCCCGAGGCCAACGTGATCAAGCTGCCGAACATCAGCGCCTCGATCCCCCAGCTCAAGGCCGCGATCAAGGAGCTGCAAGGCCAGGGCTACGACCTGCCGGACTATCCGGAGGAGCCGAAGACGGACGAGGAAGTTGAGATCAAGGCGCGGTACGACGCGGTCAAGGGCAGCGCGGTGAACCCGGTGCTCCGGGAGGGCAATTCAGACCGCCGGGCCCCGGATTCGGTCAAGAACTACGCCCGGAAGCATCCCCACTCCATGGGCGCGTGGTCCGCGGATTCCCGGTCCCATGTGGCCACCATGCAGCAAGGGGACCTGTGCTCCAGCGAGAAATCAACGACCATCTCCGAGGAAACGGCCGGGAAGGCCCGGATCGAATTCGTGTCCCCCAACGGCGGGGCGACGACCTTGAAGGCCGAGACGGCCCTGGCCGTGGGGGACATCGTGGACGCCGCGGTGATGCGCCGCAACGCTTTGCGAGCGTTCCTCGCGGAGCAGATCGCCGACGCCAGGGACCAGG contains the following coding sequences:
- the pgl gene encoding 6-phosphogluconolactonase; amino-acid sequence: MISRDTIHDFPNVEAAYAHAARRIATALRVPGSQRITIALSGGRSPIKLFELLRSGSEGLSKDIPWERVVVCWVDERFVPMDHPESNFGLARKWLLSSLPIPEEQIFPMPTDRPSPEQSAQDYEQTLRGLFASEVESAAANFPRFDLVLLGMGPDGHVASLFPGKPALDERKRWVTHVPEPGMEPNIPRITLTLPVLNHARSTVALVTGSKKQPAFQEALTNPRSALPAALLAPQGDMAWVTCFTD